The Phaseolus vulgaris cultivar G19833 unplaced genomic scaffold, P. vulgaris v2.0 scaffold_365, whole genome shotgun sequence genome includes a region encoding these proteins:
- the LOC137817631 gene encoding uncharacterized protein: MEYSNGFPRKRDVSLEELSQRLAEFAEVRGWDQYHSPRNLLLALVGEVGELSEIFQWKGEVAKGLPNWSSDDKEHLEEELSDVLLYLVRLADVCGLDLGQAALTKIVKNAQKYPVTTTDHTTTSTRN; this comes from the exons ATGGAGTACTCTAATGGATTTCCTAGAAAAAGAGATGTTTCTCTTGAGGAACTTAGCCAAAGGCTTGCTGAGTTTGCTGAAGTAAGAGGATGGGATCAATATCACAGTCCGAGGAACCTTCTTTTAGCTCTT GTTGGAGAGGTGGGAGAGCTTTCTGAGATATTCCAGTGGAAAGGAGAGGTTGCAAAGGGGCTACCGAATTGGAGTAGTGATGATAAGGAGCACTTAGAGGAAGAGCTTTCAGATGTTTTGCTTTATCTAGTGCGTCTTGCAGATGTTTGTGGGCTAGATCTTGGACAAGCAGCTCTGACTAAAATAGTGAAGAATGCTCAGAAATACCCAGTCACTACTACTGACCATACAACCACTTCCACTCGCAACTAG